The following are encoded in a window of Artemia franciscana chromosome 19, ASM3288406v1, whole genome shotgun sequence genomic DNA:
- the LOC136039656 gene encoding uncharacterized protein LOC136039656: MVQGVLQGSVIQQNDVPELKSRLENATGRRQPVKTTAKRVGATHVKPMASKPSVYGQLIAPTAQFAPQHNIAPQPPTYGQQRTTNTTPITSFPSQQVAPAQPSFYGNQRPSTPSFLSQQAPPLITSQQAPPPIGSQQAPSIQAMQQAAYGTSGSSTFLPAAQAATASMPAKPVFQPTVPVPMAPQALPTSDDEPCRRLLITAPQAVNQEKLNTVVNVCTPGLERFYRKQNTTSPIQQHAMFVAEYKTTSQARNAIEKILSLNSILFDCTGQFFVEFC, translated from the exons ATGGTGCAGGGGGTGCTACAGGGCTCGGTGATTCAGCAG aatGATGTACCGGAATTGAAAAGTAGACTTGAAAATGCCACTGGACGGCGGCAGCCAGTCAAAACTACTGCCAAACGAGTTGGAGCCACACATGTCAAACCTATGGCATCGAAGCCTTCTGTTTATGGACAGCTGATAGCGCCTACTGCCCAATTCGCTCCTCAACATAATATCGCCCCACAGCCTCCTACTTATGGACAACAACGTACTACTAATACGACACCTATTACGTCATTCCCTTCTCAGCAAGTTGCTCCTGCTCAACCCTCTTTTTATGGAAATCAGCGTCCATCGACTCCGTCATTTCTTTCTCAGCAAGCTCCACCGTTAATTACTTCTCAGCAAGCTCCACCGCCTATTGGTTCTCAGCAAGCACCGTCCATTCAAGCCATGCAACAGGCAGCATATGGAACTTCTGGATCCAGTACCTTTTTGCCTGCTGCTCAAGCTGCGACGGCTTCTATGCCCGCTAAACCAGTGTTTCAACCAACTGTGCCTGTCCCAATGGCGCCACAGGCATTACCTACCTCAG ATGACGAGCCTTGTCGTCGCCTACTGATTACTGCTCCCCAGGCGGTTAACCAAGAGAAATTGAACACCGTTGTCAATGTGTGCACACCTGGTCTGGAACGGTTTTATAGGAAACAAAACACAACATCTCCGATT CAACAACACGCGATGTTCGTCGCAGAGTATAAAACCACCAGCCAAGCAAGAAATGCAATAGAGAAGATATTGAGTCTAAACTCAATACTATTTGACTGTACTGGTCAATTCTTTGTCGAATTCTGttag